From Terriglobales bacterium, a single genomic window includes:
- a CDS encoding cytochrome b N-terminal domain-containing protein: MADDDVKVTGGNGAGAPSPSNAGDGSAPKNGKKGVGVFVKEEVEAFRTEMPGKVKEQIEGLKDPTKTQVYTSIFRHKHDETPRNRALGVLSNVFLHLHPAKINRDAVRYPFTWGMGGITFYLFIVLTFTGVLLMFYYHPTKVQAFRDVLYLEHDVPFGKILRNMHRWAAHLMVIAVELHMFRVFLTGSYKKPREFNWNVGVILLVLTLLLSFTGYLLPDDQLGFWAVTVGTNMARATPLLGHEGPFGPQLGMTPYNDVRFGLLGGSIVDANALLRAYIWHCIAIPIIASVFMIVHFWRVRKDGGISGPAPVMLTSEADKPRRAQSAAGT, encoded by the coding sequence ATGGCCGACGATGATGTGAAGGTTACAGGCGGAAATGGAGCGGGAGCTCCTTCGCCCTCGAACGCGGGCGATGGTTCCGCGCCGAAGAACGGTAAAAAGGGTGTCGGCGTTTTCGTTAAGGAAGAGGTCGAAGCCTTCCGCACCGAAATGCCCGGCAAGGTCAAGGAGCAGATCGAGGGCCTCAAGGACCCGACCAAGACCCAGGTCTATACCTCGATCTTCCGCCATAAGCACGACGAGACGCCGCGCAATCGCGCCCTCGGCGTGCTGTCCAACGTCTTCCTGCACCTGCACCCGGCCAAGATCAATCGTGACGCCGTGCGCTATCCCTTCACCTGGGGCATGGGCGGCATCACCTTCTACCTTTTCATCGTCCTCACCTTCACCGGCGTGCTGCTGATGTTCTATTACCACCCGACCAAGGTGCAGGCCTTCCGCGACGTCCTTTACCTGGAGCACGACGTTCCCTTCGGCAAGATTCTGCGCAACATGCATCGCTGGGCCGCCCACCTGATGGTGATTGCCGTCGAGCTGCACATGTTCCGCGTCTTCCTCACCGGCAGCTACAAGAAGCCCCGCGAGTTCAACTGGAACGTCGGCGTCATCCTGCTCGTGCTCACGCTGCTGCTTTCCTTCACCGGTTACCTGCTGCCGGACGATCAACTCGGGTTCTGGGCCGTTACCGTGGGAACCAACATGGCGCGCGCGACGCCGCTGCTCGGCCATGAAGGTCCATTCGGTCCGCAACTCGGCATGACGCCTTACAACGACGTTCGCTTCGGCCTGCTGGGCGGCTCCATCGTGGACGCCAATGCCCTGCTGCGGGCCTACATCTGGCATTGCATTGCCATCCCGATCATCGCTTCCGTGTTCATGATCGTGCACTTCTGGCGCGTGCGTAAGGATGGCGGCATCTCCGGCCCTGCCCCGGTCATGCTTACTTCCGAAGCCGATAAGCCGCGCCGCGCCCAATCGGCGGCAGGAACGTAA
- a CDS encoding isocitrate dehydrogenase (NAD(+)) — MAHKVTLIPGDGIGPEITAATVRILQATGVKFDWDTQEAGAEAYEKYHEYLPQSLIDSFERTKVALKGPITTPIGGGFSSINVALRKRFELYANFRPIRNLPHIPTRYPDVDLIIIRENTEGLYSGIEHEVVPGVVESLKIITAKASTRIARFAFEYARKNKRKRIHCIHKANIMKLSDGLFLRCTREVAREYPEITYGEHIVDNTCMQLVTNPYQYDMLVLENLYGDIISDLCAAFVGGLGVVPGANFGEGCAIFEAVHGSAPDIAGRNIANPTALLRSAILMLRHLGESDAAWRIRTAIEKVYRDKSTRTRDVGGTAGTSQFADAVIAAMQCEPQSAAPEPVARQA; from the coding sequence ATGGCTCACAAAGTCACTCTCATCCCCGGCGACGGCATTGGCCCCGAGATTACCGCGGCCACGGTGCGCATTCTCCAGGCCACCGGCGTCAAGTTTGATTGGGACACTCAGGAGGCCGGCGCCGAAGCCTATGAGAAATACCACGAGTACCTGCCGCAATCGCTGATCGACTCCTTCGAACGCACCAAGGTCGCGCTCAAAGGTCCCATCACCACCCCGATCGGCGGGGGCTTCTCCAGCATCAACGTCGCCCTGCGCAAACGTTTCGAGCTTTACGCCAACTTCCGCCCCATTCGCAATCTGCCGCACATTCCCACCCGCTATCCCGACGTCGACCTCATCATCATCCGCGAGAATACGGAGGGACTCTACTCAGGAATCGAGCACGAGGTCGTCCCCGGCGTGGTCGAGAGCCTGAAGATCATCACCGCCAAAGCCTCCACCCGCATCGCCCGCTTCGCCTTCGAATACGCGCGCAAGAACAAGCGCAAGCGCATTCACTGCATTCACAAGGCGAACATCATGAAGCTTTCCGACGGCCTGTTCCTGCGTTGCACCCGCGAGGTTGCCCGCGAGTACCCGGAAATCACTTACGGCGAGCACATCGTGGACAACACCTGCATGCAACTGGTCACCAACCCTTACCAGTACGACATGCTGGTGCTGGAAAATCTTTACGGCGACATCATCAGCGACCTCTGCGCCGCCTTCGTCGGCGGCCTTGGCGTCGTGCCCGGCGCCAACTTCGGCGAGGGCTGCGCCATCTTCGAGGCGGTTCACGGTTCTGCTCCCGACATCGCCGGGCGCAATATCGCCAATCCCACTGCCCTGCTCCGCTCCGCCATCCTGATGCTTCGCCACCTCGGCGAATCCGACGCCGCCTGGCGGATCCGCACTGCCATCGAGAAGGTCTACCGCGACAAGTCCACGCGCACCCGCGACGTCGGCGGCACCGCCGGTACTTCCCAGTTCGCCGACGCCGTCATTGCAGCCATGCAATGCGAGCCGCAATCCGCGGCGCCCGAGCCGGTCGCGCGTCAAGCGTGA
- the hemH gene encoding ferrochelatase yields MVLFQLGGPDSLDAIEPFLYNLFCDPDIIDFPLARLGRKPLAKLISVARARKVQHHYQAIGGCSPIRRLTERQASALEKRLCAEGLDARCFVAMRYWHPFTEEAVAALDASQCDNIVLLPMYPQYSRTTTGSSLNEWTRKFSAAGRQVSLVNDFYRNSLYLDALVERIEDTLARFPDPDDVVLVFSAHSVPVSVIEQGDPYQRQIEETVALVKKRGGWLNCHRLCYQSKVGASKWLQPSLRSTLRELGAAGIKDVCVVPISFVSDHVETLGEINHEARELATAAGITRFKMTEGLNDSPIFIGALAQLVTACVPGMRKEPAFAAPPMRAVAKGY; encoded by the coding sequence GTGGTCTTGTTTCAACTCGGCGGCCCAGACTCGCTCGATGCCATCGAGCCCTTCCTCTATAACCTTTTTTGCGATCCCGATATCATCGATTTTCCCTTGGCGCGCCTCGGCCGAAAGCCGCTGGCGAAGCTGATCTCCGTCGCCCGCGCCCGCAAGGTTCAGCACCATTACCAGGCGATCGGAGGCTGCTCCCCCATCCGCCGCCTCACCGAGCGCCAGGCCTCGGCCCTGGAAAAACGTCTCTGCGCCGAAGGTCTCGATGCCCGCTGTTTCGTCGCCATGCGTTACTGGCATCCCTTCACCGAGGAGGCTGTCGCCGCCCTCGATGCATCGCAATGCGATAATATCGTCTTGCTCCCTATGTACCCGCAGTACTCCAGGACTACGACCGGCAGCAGCCTCAACGAGTGGACCCGGAAATTTTCCGCCGCCGGGCGCCAGGTTTCCCTGGTCAACGACTTTTATCGCAACAGCCTTTATCTGGACGCCTTGGTCGAGCGCATCGAGGACACGCTCGCCCGCTTCCCGGATCCCGACGACGTCGTCCTCGTCTTCAGCGCCCACAGTGTTCCCGTGTCCGTCATCGAGCAGGGCGATCCCTACCAGCGCCAGATTGAAGAGACGGTCGCACTGGTCAAGAAGCGCGGCGGATGGTTGAACTGTCACCGCCTCTGTTACCAGAGCAAGGTTGGCGCCAGCAAATGGCTGCAGCCTTCCTTGCGCTCCACCCTCCGCGAACTCGGCGCCGCCGGCATCAAGGACGTCTGCGTGGTTCCCATCTCGTTTGTTTCCGACCATGTCGAAACTCTCGGCGAGATCAATCATGAAGCCCGGGAACTCGCCACCGCCGCCGGCATTACCCGCTTCAAGATGACCGAGGGCCTGAACGACTCGCCCATTTTCATCGGCGCGTTGGCGCAACTGGTTACCGCCTGTGTCCCGGGCATGAGAAAGGAACCTGCATTCGCCGCTCCACCCATGCGGGCTGTGGCAAAGGGGTATTAA
- a CDS encoding Rieske 2Fe-2S domain-containing protein — protein MVDEASKVVAGGELGRLPAWPRKPLNNSVIAAEQAYRKRSGLPLISEEDVEALRAGQPMSFERGDAPAAPAAAAPAPAAAPAPPAAVSAPPAAISATPSPAAVELMNGGFKWSKSSIAAEQARRKRNNLPPLTDTDVALLLGEAPPAAAPAGPAAATAAPAAARPAAPAAAKPAAVMPNVPPTARTGAATRYVGTPAVGTSKAAAAGGISSAGKIGTEADIARRRLVWTGVIAFLATWLLAFFRFFLPRTLFEPSTVFKIGYPSDFGLGVDTKFQQRYRIWVDRIPGRLFVIYAKCTHLGCTPDWKPSENKFKCPCHGSGYDSEGVNFEGPAPRPMDRAHVEIAPDGQVLVDVSRLYQWPKGQASHFDDPGAFLSV, from the coding sequence ATGGTTGATGAGGCATCCAAGGTTGTGGCCGGCGGTGAACTCGGCCGGCTTCCCGCCTGGCCGCGCAAGCCACTGAACAATTCCGTGATCGCCGCCGAGCAGGCTTATCGCAAGCGTTCCGGCTTGCCGCTGATCTCGGAGGAAGACGTCGAAGCCCTCAGGGCCGGCCAGCCCATGTCATTCGAGCGCGGCGACGCACCCGCTGCTCCTGCCGCCGCCGCCCCTGCCCCCGCCGCAGCGCCTGCACCTCCCGCTGCTGTTTCCGCTCCACCCGCCGCAATTTCCGCCACCCCCAGCCCCGCCGCCGTTGAGCTGATGAACGGCGGCTTCAAGTGGAGCAAGTCTTCCATCGCCGCCGAGCAGGCCCGCCGCAAGCGCAATAACCTTCCGCCGCTCACTGATACGGACGTCGCACTTCTTCTCGGCGAAGCTCCGCCTGCGGCCGCCCCCGCAGGGCCTGCCGCCGCTACCGCTGCCCCCGCGGCAGCCCGGCCCGCTGCTCCTGCGGCTGCGAAACCCGCTGCCGTGATGCCCAATGTGCCGCCGACAGCGCGCACCGGCGCGGCCACTCGGTATGTCGGCACGCCCGCCGTCGGCACCTCGAAAGCTGCCGCTGCAGGAGGCATCAGCAGCGCCGGAAAAATCGGCACTGAAGCTGACATCGCGCGCCGGCGCCTGGTGTGGACCGGCGTCATTGCCTTCCTCGCGACCTGGTTGCTGGCCTTTTTTCGCTTCTTCCTGCCGCGTACTTTGTTCGAGCCGAGCACGGTCTTCAAGATCGGTTATCCCTCCGACTTCGGCCTCGGCGTCGATACCAAGTTCCAGCAGCGATACCGCATCTGGGTGGACCGCATCCCCGGACGCCTGTTCGTGATTTACGCCAAGTGCACGCACCTGGGCTGCACTCCCGACTGGAAGCCCAGCGAGAACAAGTTCAAGTGTCCCTGCCATGGCAGCGGCTACGACAGCGAAGGCGTCAACTTCGAAGGCCCGGCGCCCCGGCCGATGGACCGCGCCCATGTCGAGATCGCTCCCGACGGCCAGGTGCTGGTCGATGTCAGCCGCCTTTACCAGTGGCCCAAGGGACAGGCCAGTCATTTCGACGATCCGGGAGCGTTCCTGTCGGTATGA